The Streptomyces sp. NBC_00236 DNA window GGCCTGAAGCCGGTCTTCCGCCCCGACGGCCTGGTGACCGCGGCCAACTGCTGCCCGCTCAACGACGGTGCCGCGGCGCTCGTGATCATGTCCGACACCAAGGCGCGCGAGCTCGGCCTGACCCCGCTGGCACGGATCGTCTCCACCGGCGTCTCCGGCCTCTCCCCCGAGATCATGGGCTACGGACCGGTCGAGGCGAGCAAGCAGGCGCTGAAGCGGGCCGGGCTGACGATCGACGACATCGACCTGGCCGAGATCAACGAGGCGTTCGCCGCCCAGGTGATCCCGTCCTACCGCGACCTGGGCCTGCCGCTGGACAAGGTCAACGTCAACGGCGGCGCCATCGCCGTCGGCCACCCCTTCGGCATGACCGGCGCCCGGATCACCGGCACGCTGATCAACAGCCTGCAGTTCCACGACAAGCAGTTCGGCCTGGAGACCATGTGCGTGGGCGGCGGCCAGGGCATGGCGATGGTCATCGAGCGGCTGAGCTGATCCGATCCCGGCCGGGCCGACCCGGCCGCGCCGGACCGAGCCGGGCCGGGCCGGAGTGCACCGCGGGGGCGCCCCCGCAACCGCTCACGTTTTCGTGACGCTCCGGATCCGCCGGATCACCGGCCATCGGCGCCCGCCGGGCCCACACCGCCTTCCGGGCCCTCCGGCCGGACGAAGTGGCCGGTTCCGAGCCCCGACCGTGACCGAATCTCCCCCAGGATGTGACCTATCTCCTGGGGGAGAGTCATTCCCGCAGGTCACACCCACATCAGGGCTAAACCCCGGGCACAAAGACCTGTCCAATTCGTGACGTAATGCACTGACACAGGGTGCCGGTACAGGACAAGCTGATGTAGGAAGTCGGGGGATCGATTGAAACCGGGAGTATGTCAGTGAGCGCCATGCCTCTTGCCCTGTTGCTGACCACCGCCGCTGCCACGGCCGTGGGTGCTGCCGCTCTGCACGCCGCTCACGGGCTGCGTCAGCAGGTGGCCGCCCTGCGGAGGGAGCTGGCCGACGGCCGCGCCCACAGTGCGGCCGTACCCGCTCAGAGCCGTAACGAAGCCACCCCTGCCGCCGAAATACGCGCGGCGGTCGCCGAGGCGCTGGCCGAGGAGCGGGAGCGCGAGCTCGCCGAGGCCCGGGCCTTCTGGGCCACGCAGGAGGCGCGCGACGCCGCCGATGCCCCGTCCCTGCTGGGCGGGCTGGCCGGGCTGGGCGAGGACGCCCCGTTCTTCATGCCGCGCCAGAGCGACTTCGCCGGGCTGGAGTCGATGGACCTCGACGCCACCGAGGCGTTCGAGGAACTGACGGAGCTGGCCGAGCTCACGGAACTGGCCGACATGGCCGAGCTCCCGGAGACCGCCGAGTTCGCCGAGGACTCCCCCGAGCTGGCCGCGGCACGCCGCCGCCACCCCTCGCACCCCGACTTCGTGCCGGTGCAGACGCCCGTCGTCACCGACCACGAGCGCACGGTGAACCGCCTGGAGGAGCTGGCCGACAGCCGGACCGAGCTCTCCGACGTGCGCCCCGGCCCGCTGGGCACGCTCGACGTGTACGTCTTCGCCGACGGCACCACGCTGTGTATGACCCCTGGCCACCGCGAGACGGCCGAGCAGCTGGCCGCGTCGCTGCGGGCCGGTGAGCACCCCGTGCTCCTGGGCGGCTCCGGCGTCTCCGGCGCGTACGCGCTGACGTTCTCGTGCGGCAAGGACAACGTCTACATACTGGCCGACCGCGTCATAGCGAGCTTCTAGCCCGCGGACCGGTCTCCGGCCCCACCCCCGGGCAGAGCGGCCCTCGCCGGCCGCTCCCCCAAAACAGCGCCCCTGCGGGGAAAGCCCGCGAACGTCCCGCGCGCACCGCTCAAGCGAACGCCCGCGCCGCCGCTCCCTCGACGAACTGCACGGCCTCGTCCAGCTCCACGGACGGGGCCATTTCCAATGCCACGGCCAGATCCCGCCCCGCGACGGCGAGTTGGTCGCCGATGGCGAAGATCCCGGCATCCGGCATGATCCGCGGCTCCCGGCCCGGCGCCTCGACGCGCTGGGCCCGCACCGCCAGCTCCCTGGCCGCGACCAGCCCCTCTGCCGCCGCCCCCCGCTGCAGCCTGCTCTGCGGGGCGGCGCGCAGCCGGTCGGCGAATCGGTCCACGGCGGCGATCAGGGGCGTCGTATCAAGCACCCCGCGACCCTACGCGCCCCTGCCCGGACAACGGAAACGGCCCGCAGGCTCCGTGGAGGAGCCTGCGGGCCGTCCGCGATCGGCGGGCGTGGTGACTAGTCGTCGCCGCTGAGGATGGAGAGCAGGCGCAGCATCTCCAGGTAGATCCACACCAGGGTCATGGTGAGGCCGAAGGCCGCCAGCCAGGACTCCTCGCGCGGAGCGCCGTAGGCGATGCCGTCCTCGACCTGCTTGAAGTCCAGGGCCAGGAAGCACGCGCCGAGGATGATGCCGATGACACCGAAGAGGATGCCGAGGCCGCCGCTGCGGAAGCCCAGGCCGTCACCGCCACCGAACGCGGCGAACAGCAGGTTGACCACCATCAGGAGCATGAAGCCCATGGCGGCGGCCATCACGAAGCCGTAGAACCGGCGGGTGACGCGGATCCAGCGCATCTTGTACGCGAGCAGCACACCGGCGAAGACACACATGGTGCCCATCACGGCCTGCATCACGACGCCCGGCCCGATGTACGTGCTCACCGCGCTGGAGATGACCCCGAGGAACACGCCCTCGAAGGCCGCGTACGAGATGATCAGCGCGGGGACGGGCTTGCGCTTGAAGGACTGGACGAGCGACAGCACGAAGGCGATGATCGCGGCGCCGATGGCGATGCCGTACGACTTGCCCAGGTTGGCCTCGTCGACCGGCAGCAGGGCCCAGGCGAGCACGGCACCGAGCACGACCGTGCCCAGTGTCAGCGCCGTACGGGTGACGACATCGTCGATCGTCATCGCACCGGAGCGCGCCGGCGCCTGCGGGGCGCCGTACTGGGTGTCCTGCTGGGCGTAGGGGTTGGTGGCGTACGGGTTCGGGGCGGTGCCCTGCGCGTACGGGTTGGCACCCGCTACGGGGGCCCCGGCCTGCGGTGACGCGTTGAAGCCCGCGTGACCGTTGTCGCGGCTGAAGCCCCGTCGCGAGAAGACCGGGTTGCTGCTCCTCATCTCACTCCTCCATGGCCACCCAGCGTGGCCTTGGAACAAGAGTAATGGGTAGGCAAAACAAACTCCCTAGTGCCAGGGGAGGATCTTTCCGCGATCGGCGCACGGGCCGCGGTCACCCCGCCTCCCGCGCCGCACGCTCCACCCGGTCGCGATGACCCGCCCACCACGCGGAGTCGCCGGGGGCCGTGTTGCGGCCCTTCTCCCGCTGGCCCGTGGCCCCGTCGACCAGCTCCCGCACGACGTCGGCGTGCCCCGCGTGGCGCTGGGTCTCGGCGACCATGTGGACGAGGACCCGGTGGAGGGTCAGCTCCTTGCCCTCGCCCCCGGGGAGCAGACCCGTCGCGTCGAGGTCCAGCGCTTCGATCGTCGCGTCGGAGTGGGCCCACACCCGGCGGTAGCGCGCGACGATCTCGTCGCGGGTCTCGTCGGCCCTCGCCCAAAGGTCCGCGTTCGGCTCGGCGTCACCTGCGATCCAGAGCTCCGGCGCGTCGGCCGGGCGTCCGAAGACGTCGCCGAAGTAGAAGCCCTCGGCTCCGGTGACGTGCTTGACCAGGCCCAGCAGATTGGTGCCGGTGGAGGTCATGGGCCGCCTGATGTCGTACTCCGACAGTCCTTCCAGCTTCCACAGGAACGTGTCGCGGGCGTCCCGCAGATACAGGTGCAGGTCCTTCTTGTAGCCGGTCACCCGATCCGCCTCCTGGCCTGTGCTGGTCATGACGCCACTCTGCCGGGCGCCCGGGCCGTGCCCAACGGCTTTTCTCCCTTGCCCCCGGCACACGGGGAGAAGCAATCGGCGCAAGCGCTTGATCTGGAGCGCGCTCCAGATCCGAGGATGGGCGGCATGGATACCAAAGACCCCCTGATCGTCCTCGGAACCATGGACTTCGGCACCCGCGTCCCCCAGGACAGGGCCTTCTCGATCCTCGACGCCTTCGTAGCCGGTGGCGGCGGCTGGCTCGACACCGCGAACTGCTACTCCTTCTGGACCGACCCCGCCGGTGTCGGCGGCGCCAGTGAACGCGTCATCGGCGCGTGGCTGAAGGCACGCCCGGGCGCGCGCGACACCGTGCGGATCGCGACGAAGGTCCGCCACAACCCGCTCGTCCCGCACGCTCCGGAAAGCGCCGAGGGGCTCTCGGCGCGCGCCGTTCACGCCGGTGTGGAGGAGAGCCTGGCGCGCCTCGGAGTCGACCACGTCGATCTGCTCTGGGCCCACGCCGAGGACCGCACCGTGCCGCTGGAGGAAACGGTCGGAGCCTTCGGCGAACTGGTCGCGAAGGGAGTGGCCCTGCGGATCGGGGCGGCGAACCATGCCGCCTGGCGCGTCGAGCGCGCCCGGTCGCTGGCCCGGGAGCAGCGCGTGGAACCGTGGACGTGCCTGCAGCTGCGCCACTCGCTCGTCCAGCCGCGCCCGCTCACCCCCGTCGCGGAGGGCGGCCACCGCCTGCTCACCGCCGAGGATCTCGACCTCGCGCGGTCGGAGGGGCTCGCTGTGTGGTCGTACAGCTCTTTGATGTGGGGTTCCTACGTACGCGCGGACAAGCCGCTTCCGTCAACCTATGATCACCCCGGAACCACTCGGGTGCTCGCGGTCCTGGACGACGTCGCCGACGAGCTCGCGGCCACGCGGAACCAGGTCGTCCTCGCATGGCTGATGCGGCAGGGCATCGACCCCATCGTCGGGGCAAGCCGGGTGGAGCAGATCGAGGAGGCACTCACCGCACGCCGTGTGCGGCTCGGTGCCGAGCACCTGGCACGTCTCGCCGGAGCACGGTAGCGGCGGTGGCAGAAGGAGCCCCCATGACGACTCTCGCCCCGGCGGCCGCCGCCGACCGCACCGGTGTCTCCATCGACACCCTCCGCTACTACGAGCGCGAAGGGCTCATCGGCCCGATCCGGCGCTCAGGAGGCGGACGCAGGGAGTACACCGAGGACGACGTCTTCTGGATCGGTCTCGTCACGTGCTTCCGCGAGGCCGGTCTCGGCATCGCGGACCTGCGGGAGTTCGTCGCCCTCCTGCGCGCCGAACACCCCCCGCAGGAGCGAGTCGCCTTCCTGCGCGAGCGCCGTACCGCACTGGAGCAGCGAGTGGCAGCGCTGCACCGGGCCATGGGGGTCCTCGACGACAAGATCGCCTACTACAGCTGAGTCCGACCGGGAGCCGCTAATCCTGCGACCCGGCCGCCGACGCCTCGGCCAGACGCTCGAACGTCTCGTTGAGCACCGCTCTGCGTTCGTCCTTGTACTCCGGCTTCGGTTCCAGGCCGTCGATCGTCGCCTCCCACACCGCCAGGAACGTCTTCTGCCAGGCCCGGATCACCTCGGGCGCCGGGAGCGTCACGCCCACCCAGCCCTGCCGGTCCAGGACGAGCAGCAGTTCCAGGTTGCACGGGACGGTCACGCCCCAGTACTCGTCCGGTTCGAGCTCCACCGGGTCACCGGCCATCGCCTCGGTCACCTCGGCCACCAGCCGGCCGACCAGGTCCCCGAGGTGGTCCGCCGCCGTGTCGCTGTCGAAGTTGCCCGCACCCCATGTGCCCACTGTTCCGCCTCCGCGCTGTGCTGTCGCCGTCGCTTCCGTACGCATCACAGCAGAGGGCACTGACAACCGGAGGACAGCCGGTGGGCCGGACGTCAGTCGAACAGGTTCTGCGGGAAGTCCGTGAGGAACATCAGCAGCACGAGCCCCATCAGCAGCAGCGAGACGGCTCCCTCGGCCAGCGCGGCGCGCGGGCTGCCGGCCAGGGTGGCCGTCCGGTGCGGGTCGGCGGGGTCGTAGCGGACCGTGACCCGCGCCCCCTCGTGGAAGCGCTTGTTGCCGGTGTTCCGGAACTCGACCCATTCCCCGTTCT harbors:
- a CDS encoding Bax inhibitor-1/YccA family protein: MRSSNPVFSRRGFSRDNGHAGFNASPQAGAPVAGANPYAQGTAPNPYATNPYAQQDTQYGAPQAPARSGAMTIDDVVTRTALTLGTVVLGAVLAWALLPVDEANLGKSYGIAIGAAIIAFVLSLVQSFKRKPVPALIISYAAFEGVFLGVISSAVSTYIGPGVVMQAVMGTMCVFAGVLLAYKMRWIRVTRRFYGFVMAAAMGFMLLMVVNLLFAAFGGGDGLGFRSGGLGILFGVIGIILGACFLALDFKQVEDGIAYGAPREESWLAAFGLTMTLVWIYLEMLRLLSILSGDD
- a CDS encoding DinB family protein, with amino-acid sequence MTSTGQEADRVTGYKKDLHLYLRDARDTFLWKLEGLSEYDIRRPMTSTGTNLLGLVKHVTGAEGFYFGDVFGRPADAPELWIAGDAEPNADLWARADETRDEIVARYRRVWAHSDATIEALDLDATGLLPGGEGKELTLHRVLVHMVAETQRHAGHADVVRELVDGATGQREKGRNTAPGDSAWWAGHRDRVERAAREAG
- a CDS encoding aldo/keto reductase translates to MDTKDPLIVLGTMDFGTRVPQDRAFSILDAFVAGGGGWLDTANCYSFWTDPAGVGGASERVIGAWLKARPGARDTVRIATKVRHNPLVPHAPESAEGLSARAVHAGVEESLARLGVDHVDLLWAHAEDRTVPLEETVGAFGELVAKGVALRIGAANHAAWRVERARSLAREQRVEPWTCLQLRHSLVQPRPLTPVAEGGHRLLTAEDLDLARSEGLAVWSYSSLMWGSYVRADKPLPSTYDHPGTTRVLAVLDDVADELAATRNQVVLAWLMRQGIDPIVGASRVEQIEEALTARRVRLGAEHLARLAGAR
- a CDS encoding MerR family transcriptional regulator is translated as MTTLAPAAAADRTGVSIDTLRYYEREGLIGPIRRSGGGRREYTEDDVFWIGLVTCFREAGLGIADLREFVALLRAEHPPQERVAFLRERRTALEQRVAALHRAMGVLDDKIAYYS
- a CDS encoding DUF4259 domain-containing protein, encoding MGTWGAGNFDSDTAADHLGDLVGRLVAEVTEAMAGDPVELEPDEYWGVTVPCNLELLLVLDRQGWVGVTLPAPEVIRAWQKTFLAVWEATIDGLEPKPEYKDERRAVLNETFERLAEASAAGSQD
- a CDS encoding DUF3592 domain-containing protein, with protein sequence MDTSLVLIGVVALVALRSLGRTLQQLRGARSGVSAPARCVRVDERETATGSSGDRRSWHVFAFTAQNGEWVEFRNTGNKRFHEGARVTVRYDPADPHRTATLAGSPRAALAEGAVSLLLMGLVLLMFLTDFPQNLFD